GAACGCAAAGAGGACAAGGCGCATCGTGGCCATCTTCGGTAAGAGGAGGCAGTGAAGCAATGGAATCACAATTTTTGATGTCCCTTACACTGCCTTTTATATGTGCGAAGGTACTTAATTTAGGTTTGTGATTTTTTTATCATCTTCACAAGGCATTGCTTAAAGCACTCAATATGCAGTTGCCAACATGAAAATAGCACTTCTCGTAAATAACAGCTGTGTCCCCGGAAGGCTGACTAATAAATATGTTGACACCAATTTCTGAGCACCTACATTCGTGATTCTGTCATGAATAAATTTTTCAAACAGCTTGTCTAGCGTGAAATTCATTCAAGTAAAGAAATGAAGCAAACCATAGTTCGCAGAGCTTTTACCCATTAATTTCCGGCAGTTGATGCAGCTGAATAGTGTGCTTCTGGGTTGCTCCGGACAGTGGTTTTTCATTCGAATCATTGTCAATCTTTGCGAATACAGGCATCTACAGTCTGAACTTTGTGTTGTGTTGTTAGTGACTGCCGTAATAAATCTTACGCTAGCAGCGTTGAAGTTTTACATATTTAGAACTTTCTTGTGCTTAACCCTCACAATGCTCTCAAGCAATGCAttcgcaaaacaaaaataaagtccAGAAAGCGACCGGACTACAATCATAAAGCAAAAAaatgaatatatacccaaaacaacTTATACGTACTCGAAACGGCATCTTCCTTCATGCCCGCACCGTTTGCAGCGCTTCTGTGGCGTATGGTACAGCCCCTGAAAGTCTGCAACTGCAATCTACTCCTGGCACTGCAAAATCGTGCCTTTTCGGCTCTGTTTTCTCTGagggaagacaaaaaaaaagtgacgtgAGCCATGCCCTAACCGCGCAACGACTGCTAGGAGGGTGAAGCAGCGGTGGCATGTTGTGCTCCGCCTGAAACTCCGTAACGCGTAGTGACGTTTGGATCGGCACATTGTCGCTGTAGAGAATAAAGCTATCGGTGATCTCCCTTAGAACGCGACGAACCCTTAATCTCAACTGCTCGAACACTTCCACATAAAATTTACCGATCATTGTATCCGGCGGGTGTAAACTTTGTGTAACCATACCCTCTCATAATTTGGAAAAAGCGCCAACAACTGACGGGGAAAGCGCAGGGagaaacgacaacacaggcgacacagctattttttatttttattttttattttttattagatTATGAAGTTCAGCCAAGTCTCCCAACTTTCCGGTGTATACCGTTTCACCCAAACATTTTTCTCACACGAGCATTCTTAGGGTACGGAGAGGAGCGTTTCTTCCTTAAACATCTTACTAAAGTCGAGAATTTGTATTTTTAGCATGACATTCTCCTCGTAAGCTTGAATAATGCTGGCAAGAGCCCCACTGCCAGTTGCGGCAATTTCACGCAACGCTTTATCACTTTCCGCTGGTCGATAGCGCGCAGCAACGTGGTTCCTCATGTCGTCAGAAAACAAGAGCTCATTGCAGCCACGATACAAAATCTTCAACGGCTCGGCCACAACTCACCAGGATCGCTTCGCGTACCTAGAATACCCCGTTTCCTGTGTTGGGAAAAATCAATGCGGAAACTTTTTCGAGACTCTGCATTGTTGAATTCATTATTTAGCTGCTCAAGGGTTTACCTGTGATGCCTTTGTTACTGAAGGTGGCATAACACAGTCATTCCTCCGGGATAGTAATTAAGCTTCAAGTACGAGCAGCTGACAATATTGAACCAGCAAAAGAATGAAACGAATACTGCGGACAACGATTAGCTTTGCAGCATGACACTCAGCGAGAGCCACTGTAAACAGTGCGTTTATTTAAACGTGCACTGTTTTCACCCCTCTCCTAATGGAAGGCAGaaggaaaaattttgacgcgttgTGCTCCCAATGATCACCCACTTTAAGAATGCTGCTAGGCCTTTCCTTAATTGCACATATTACTCGTACACACATGTGTACGAAGCATCCGAACTGTTTTACGGTGCGTTCGGCGGAGTCTTATGACTACGCGTCTCACCCGATGAGAACGAAGCTTGCATGAGGTTTACATTGTCGTGTTAAGAGAATGGAGTGGTCAGCACATGGCAATGAACAAACAGCTAACCAAGCAAGGCTACGAACAAGGCTTCATCTTAGTGTATTGCTCTGCAGCTGCAATGGGCTGAGTCGTTACAACCCTTCACTAATATAACCACTCAGTCCATTAAAGCTATCCAGGAATAGCTAAGCGCAGGCGGTATATGCACCGTGATCATTAGTCGCTGTTAAAGAATTGATGCAAAATACGGTCGCCGGTGTGGCCAAGTTGTTCACTGTGAGAAGCTTTATTTCAGCTCAGAACTGGAAAAGCAGTAGGCAGTAGGCACGCTACGTGCTTGCGAGCCCTAAAGTccgtgaagtgtgccgggaaCGCAATCGAGTCGAAGACCGCAAGTGGTCTTTGACTTGGCAAACATGGCGGCTTACGGTGCAAAACCAGCGACTTGATCGAAGTGTGCGAACAACTAAATTATTGCTTCATAATTATTAACGAATTTTCAACCTTCCACAACCAAGTGATTTTTGGCGGGAGAAGTAAATCTTCGAACGTCTCAAGGGTCAGCGCTACACATGCAGTAGGCGAAGAAAGAAGGTACGACGAGCGCTGAGTACCAACGCTATTTCCAACAGTCCGGACTCGTTGCatttacttctttcttctttgtctCCTATGTCGCGCTTAAGTTCAAGGTGCTAACATGCCAACAAACACAACCACATTCTATTCATGCCCGAGAGGTACAGTTATAGATATAGTTTTAGCTCCTCCTTTGAGAGCCGCTCTTCGGCACCCGTGTTTGCGAGTAATGGGTTGTGACAGAATGGTCCCGACTTAGTTTATCTCTCATAAAAAGACAACAGTGCCAATTTTTAGCTGAAGTTCATTTATTATTACAAATCATAACGCCCACAATTCGGATTAGTGACACAAGAGGTTGCTGGCCTAAGCATGAGACAAATTAAACTTGGCACGAGCAGCAAACCAACTCGTTATCTCCTGTACAGATGGATAATAGTGCTGTAAATTGCGCTGTGCTTTCCCAGTGAATTTAATGCTGTTTTTTAGTGGAGGACAGACATTTACTGCTGGTATAAGCAATCAGTGGCAGCGGAATACCCCAGTACCTGAGCAGCTGTAACACTCTGTCGTTGCAACGTAAAGTCAGTGGGACAGTTCTCACTTTGACCCTTTCCTCCGTAACATCAGTTCTTTGCGTGCTGTGTGCTCTTAGTCTCGAACAACACCGTCTTTCTGAAGGCAGCAGAGTCAAAACTGTGACTCTAACTGTGGCTGGTACGACAAAAAACAAACGCGcacacgcagcagacgacatTGTAGCACGAGCACAAAAAGTAACCAAGTGATTGAGATCAACCCTGATAACAGGCGAGCAGAGCAGCCTCACGCAGCGAAGTCACGAGATGACGAAACGCGACGGCCAAGGCCAGCAGTAGCCGCAGATAGCCAGTTGACGGCGAGCCTGCAGCAGAGCAGTTAAGGTGGATAGAATAAGAGCCGTTGGCCGCTGCTGTGAGGCAGTGAGAACGTACTTACATAtcattttattaaaaaatgtgtATTTTCGAACAAAATGCGCAAAATTATAACTTTTTTGGGCGAGTAAATAGAGTTGTTTTAAATCGTAAATGAATTTGAATTATCTCATTATTTTTCTCCTACTTGTGTTTATCCGCAAATTTCATTTTGGCCCTCAAGTTTCATGGCATTACTGACGTCAATGGCACTTGGTTCCTGACCACTACCGAGCTTAGTCTTCacgacctctctctctctctctctctctcactatatatatatatatatatatatatatatatatatatcatcatcatcatcatcatcagccttactacacccactgcagggcaaaggcctctcccatgtctctccaattaaccctattctttgccagctgcatccaccctttgcctgcaaacttcttaatctcatccgcccacctaaccttctgccgccccctgctgcgcttactttctcttggaacccactctgttacccttaaggaccagcggttatcttgccttcgcattacatgccctgcccaagcccatttctttctcttgatttcgactaggatgtcatatatatatatacatatatatatatatatatatatatatatatatatatatatatatatatatatatatatatatatatatatatatatatatatatatatatatatatatatatattgtcacggagttctcacggagagacgcttcaacagctggagtcggcaagaggagacggtaatggcggccgatccgcgatagcacgatcgcaacctcatcatGACCGCGACATGCGCCAACAGCCACCCCTTGAAGACCAGGACCTGCGCACAGACCCACGCTACCGGCCCGGGGCGCCCTTTGATCCCCGCAGTCGGGGGGGACCCTTTGGCGGTGGAACCAGGGATGACCCCCGCATGGCAGGTGGAGCTGGGCGCCCAGGACCCCCTGCCGCTGCAAACCCAGTCATATCCGCACAGGACCAGGAGAAAGCTGCACTTATCATGCAGGTGCTGCAGCTTTCAGACCAGCAGATCGCGTTGCTGCCTCCGGACCAGCGCCAGAGCATCATGGTGCTCAAGGAACAGATTGCCCgcagtacccagcacctccaccaaattgtcacggagttctcacggagagacgcttcaacagctggagtcggcaagaggagacggtaatggcggccgatccgcgatagcacgatcgcagcctcatcgtcttcgcggacagcttgcgccacctggcaacactaggtggcaatatatatatatactgtaccCGTGGCCTTAAGGTTTCATCTGTTGTGAAGTCATCGTTTGGGCCAAACCGAGTTGCGGTTCCCTAGATTTTCAGTTTTATAATACTTCTACTGTATTTTTATACTCTTGTCGCAGGGAGAGAACACTGACCAATCTAATGTGTCCTCACCTGAAAATGCCCAGAAAACATAAGCAACTGCTCTTTAAGGGCGTCTTCCGCGAAGTGTGGTAGAGGCCACGCACCAGAGGCATTTCGCTTCCTTGCAGTTGTGATCACGTCAGTGATTTAAACATGTGGCAGCATTCCCTTTATTTTCATTGAGATCCGCCTAATATTCTCGAAGATTGCTATGAATCATTGTGCCGCTTGACATTTCGAATAAGCGCCTTTTCAGTCGTATCGATCTGATTGTGCTACGTCGAAGATGGAACCGAAGTTCGTGTGCAGAGCGAAATCGGTTCTGAACATTGAATACACTTTGAAATTTCAGCCAGTTTTGAAATTTTGCGTTTGCTTCTGTCAGATGCAAACATTGAAGTAGCTCCCCCGGCAATTGCGATAGTCGAGAGAGATGCGTTGTTTCATCTTATATTGATCAGAAAGGCCAAATAAGATGTCCAACATTCATGCTTTTGTGTGAGCGCTGAAACGATTTTGTTTATAAATAAGCCACATTGTCACCAACACGACAACGAAGACTTGGTCTCCTCGGCTCGTTTAAAAATAGATATAATTTGAGGAAAAGTACCCACGAACGAAGGCACCTGTCTTGTTTCATGTTTTCTGTTGTTGTTTTATTCTGGAATTTTTCTACTCTATGAGGCACATTATCTGAAACAATTGACGGCTGCTTAACTTCTTTTCTTGTGAATGATAGAAGCCTACTGAGGGCTGGGATaaattctgcttttttttttcagtaaagcaAAATGTTTTGTTCGCGTTCTTGTTCTGACGGAGAGAAAAATTTCGCAACTTCTGATGAGCAAACAAGAGTAGGCAAGTGAAAGTCACGTCATTAGACTAATCAAGCCAAAGTGACCGTAACCAAGCCTAGCTAAGAGGATGTTTCTTTCTATTTTAGTTTGTGGTGTTGACCAATAAAAAATAGTGGTTTTATTTTGCAGCTCAATGATGATTGACTACAAACTAGAAAGGAATCGGCCATAAGTCGCCGGATGATCCAACCCCATGGCTTCCGaatttcgcatccggtgctctaccaactgagctaagcgGTTGTCCAATTTTCAACtgttgtgggtatttatgttgcgtGGATCctaaccttgagagagttcaccagcaCCGCGTCCTTTTCATAGCGGCGGATGTAATATTAACAACAGCAGAAGTCGAAGATTAGGCAGCTGCCACCTTGGCTCAGTTAGTAAAGCACCTTACGCGAAATTCGGAAGTCGCAAGTTCGAATACGTATATTTATTCTTTCAGCGATAATATAATTGCGCTAGTAACTTCACACTAATCGACACCGTACATTAAAAGCAGGAAACTGGAAAAAACAGGAATGTGCTTTTTAATTGTTGAACTAAAACTCTTCGACTATTTCGTCTTTGGTGGTGGTTATTTTCAAACCGCCGGACCTATAGTAATGGGAAAAGTTAGGTTTGAGACAATTGAAGACGATGGTAGATATCGACGTGGCTTTAAAATCGGGAGCTGTGTCTGTTGGACTTTAAAGCTAAGCTGTGCATGGTTTTTATCTGCATAATCGGTGGAAATTTTCGCGGAAATGGCAGCTTCAAGAAAGGAGCATATTCAAGCGAAACGATTGAAGGTTGCTTTTCTGTGGATTAATAATACTGTTTTCATGGCTACTGCAGAGAAAGAATTGGCATGTGCTCGCTGTGGACGGTCACCAAATAATGCTCCATTTAAAGCACTCTACAGCAGAgcagggaacaaaaaaaaacactttgccTTGATCTGACGGGCCCAGATCGTTGCATGAATTTTTCTGGCATCCTGACACAAATGCTGCTCAATTCTTAGATGTGCGCGTAGCAAACGAGGTTGAGCACCTAGCAACAAAATAGGGAACtattttttctatctttttttgtgTTGCGTGGCATTCATAGAAATGAATTTTATGTTTTTTTGAGCTTCTGATGTCCTGCAGAATGCACTTTGTGCAAGAATCAATACCTTTGTCTCTTGCGCAGAAGGCATTATTTGTATTCTTTTCTCTTTACTAGGCGAAAGTTTTTTATTATGACAGTGCTTCAGTTGTTATACTTAGCATATATTTTGTTCTAATAAAGCTTGTTTTGCTCGTGATAAGTAACAATATTATTTTAACCTAATTGCTGTTACAACTTCAAAAGTGCTTTGTTGTTAATCTTCACCGGAATTAAGCTTAACACATTTTGTAAGACTGCGGCGCTCTCTCGTTCTTTCCGTCAATTTTGCAACGCTAAGAAAAGAAGACATTTTATTGGCGATAATGAGAAAAGTACACGAAGAACTATCTCATGATTTAAATAGTCCAACTGACTAAAATTAATTTGCCTGTGCTTTGTTTTCATGCGCGTCCAATGCATTTGTCTTTTTAGGTGATGATGCGTTCTCTGATAAACTGAATACTTATTTCTTTAAAACATCCCTTCCTCCTTTTGCTGCTAACACTCGCTCtcaaagagaaagaaaagtggtagaggaaagtggtagaggaaagaaTAACCTCCGTGCCTCTCTTTCAAACAGTTTAGAAGGCATTGTTCTATGTAAATTTTGCTTAATTTCAAGAACTAAGATTCCGAGTTCCATCAGAATCAATACCTttaccacttttcttttttgatatGTCAATTGTTGCACCTATTTCAGAAAATAATGGACCCGTATTCCGCTAGGCAGACGGTACGCAAATAGTAGCGAGACACTGACGCTATAAGAAAACATTTTCATGTTCAACAAGATTTCGGGCTAGTCCTAAATGACTCCGCAATGAATGAATTAAGTTAGTcataaaatacacaaaaatgaatttattcatttatttacaaatactgcaggcccttctcgggcccatgcagaaGTGGatgcaaggcaaaaaaaaattacaatggcGAATCGAACAAGGAAGGCAGGTATATGCGCAGATAAATACACAATACAATTTCATCCTTACAGGGGCATCACAGCGGGAATGATGTTGGATCAAGGAGATTAACCTGTACTAAGAAAGATTACACTGTGTTGCAGTTCACAACAGTGGATGATAGTTTATTCCAGTAATGAATAGCTAAAGGGAACGAGGAATATTTGTCAACATCAATGTGGCTTATAGGTTGACGAAATGCTTTCATATTGTTAGTCCTTGAGGAGTGGAGGAATGGTTGCTGAAGGCATGTTTTTTTTGTTATGTTATTTGCCGAAGTATTTAAAGCAAAATAAATATCATTCTATATTAGCAGGCTGAAAAAATTGTTTAGATTATGCATGCTTTCCTAGTATTCTCATGTCCAAAGTCAAATACTGAAGATTATTTCTTGACTTGTAAATGCCTTAGAAAAGCCATTATTCTTTATTGTGTCCTCATTTAAGAGAAGCTGGGTGTTTTATTAGGACGATTTGAAGTTTAATGTATGTAAGGAAGGCGTACAATAAAAACCGTAGCTTAAACGTGTTACACTCTGATATATTTTGTGTACTTTTGCTACGCGTTTTTTAAGTAATGTGAACTCAGTATTTAAATGCGCCGTAAATAGGTTATTAATATGATTTCTAATGTTAAAAAGACAGGTTGTACTGAATATTTATATACGCCCGACCTTCTCTGCTTACCGAAACTCTAGCATATAAGCACATCTAAAAAAATCTTTTGTACGCCTCCCAATTCTCTTCGAGGTCTTTATTCTCGCGACTGTGTTATACTGCTTGAAATGCGCGTACATTCCCAACGTGTACGAAGGTTCTATGTTAAATTTGCTTGCAGGCAGGCATAGAAAGTGCTTTTCTTCATACGAAAATAAAATTAATCATGCGTAGCGAAACTGTGCTGTTACCTTCGGCGCCCTTTTCGCCGTTTTTGTGTGGCTTATTTTTCATTTGGCAGTTTTCGCGTTTCTGCTAGAGTTTGTTTTCCCATTGCAATATTCTAGATAGTGCTCGGCTGCCCAGCACTGATACTCATGTCTTATGAGCCTTTCGCAGTCccgctttttattttttcgtaAGCTATAAAATACTCTTTTTTATTATCCTTATCACGCAACTACCTTTCCACTAATCGCGATTTTTAAAAGACTTGTGGCTATTAATTACTGTGTAAACCTAATTCTGATTTGTTACTTTATATGTTTTACCTAAAGTGATTATTACCTTACTTATTTTTGCTGCAAAAGTGATAATACATTGAAACTCACTCTTTACTGCCTTTAGCACCTCAGAATCCTTGGAAACGTACGTTTAGCGTGCAGACTGATTAACCATTCTTTAGTTTAACTGTTGCACTTTCAGCCATATTCTAAGTTAAAATATCTAATCCGCGAACTAATGCATTTTCAATGCTGGAAAATGAAAATGGACGTCACCTAACTGCGTGTTGTGTAGTTATAATACTGAAAACTACCTTACAGATgaaaaaacaaa
This region of Amblyomma americanum isolate KBUSLIRL-KWMA chromosome 5, ASM5285725v1, whole genome shotgun sequence genomic DNA includes:
- the LOC144134332 gene encoding uncharacterized protein LOC144134332, with product MRQQPPLEDQDLRTDPRYRPGAPFDPRSRGGPFGGGTRDDPRMAGGAGRPGPPAAANPVISAQDQEKAALIMQVLQLSDQQIALLPPDQRQSIMVLKEQIARSTQHLHQIVTEFSRRDASTAGVGKRRRVPLSEMVVDDRTHVQQRKRQIASR